A single region of the Rhodococcus sp. W8901 genome encodes:
- a CDS encoding MDR family MFS transporter, translated as MAEEPQDSDRDVESAVAPEGSGQQVTFTHRQILAILSGLLLGMFLAALDQTVVATAMRTIADDLDGYALQAWVTTAYLITATLVTPLYGKLSDIHGRKPYFMAAIVLFVIGSILCTFAQSMYMLAVFRAIQGLGAGGLFSLALAIVGDIVPPRERAKYQGYFLAVFGTSSVLGPVIGGVLAGQDEILGIAGWRWVFLVNVPIGLVALAVVWRVLHLPPVHRMMRIDWWGALVLAIGLVPLLVVAEQGRTWGWSSEKALICYGIGVVGVLGFVAVEYAMRDAALFPLHFFRGQTFALGVLISFLVGAVMFGAITVIPQFLQVVKGSSPTMAGFQMLPAVLGIALGSILSGQLIARTGRYRIFTIVGAVLIAVAALLLHTVTAQTSLPVFMVFIFVLGLGLGNLLQPLTLAIQNALPPKDMGVSTAAATFFRQIGGTLGVALFLSILFAQLTPAITTQLHDAAQSPEFQQAVAAGVNSANPVEAGIARGLMSGDPTAAQAAMNDTSFIEQLNPTLAAPFKDGFATAFETVYPPIVVLAVASLVLILIWREVPLRQKSGIDEARSDIG; from the coding sequence ATGGCCGAGGAACCTCAGGATTCTGATCGGGACGTCGAGTCCGCCGTCGCGCCGGAGGGTTCCGGGCAGCAGGTCACGTTCACGCACCGCCAGATCCTGGCGATCCTCAGTGGCCTGCTGCTCGGAATGTTCCTCGCGGCGCTCGACCAGACCGTGGTCGCCACCGCGATGCGCACCATCGCCGACGACCTCGACGGGTATGCGCTGCAGGCGTGGGTGACCACCGCCTATCTCATCACCGCGACCCTGGTCACCCCGCTGTACGGGAAGCTCTCCGACATCCACGGGCGCAAGCCGTACTTCATGGCCGCGATCGTTCTGTTCGTGATCGGGTCGATCCTGTGCACGTTCGCGCAGTCGATGTACATGCTGGCGGTGTTCCGGGCAATTCAGGGACTCGGTGCCGGCGGCCTGTTCTCGCTGGCGCTGGCCATCGTCGGCGACATCGTCCCACCGCGCGAACGCGCGAAATACCAGGGCTACTTCCTGGCGGTGTTCGGCACGTCGAGCGTGCTCGGGCCGGTGATCGGCGGCGTGCTCGCGGGGCAGGACGAGATCCTCGGGATCGCGGGCTGGCGGTGGGTGTTCCTGGTCAACGTGCCGATCGGACTGGTCGCGCTCGCGGTGGTGTGGCGGGTCCTGCACCTGCCACCCGTGCACCGCATGATGCGGATCGACTGGTGGGGTGCGCTGGTCCTCGCGATCGGGCTGGTGCCGCTGCTGGTGGTCGCCGAGCAGGGGCGCACCTGGGGCTGGAGCAGCGAGAAGGCCCTGATCTGTTACGGAATCGGCGTCGTCGGCGTACTCGGATTCGTCGCCGTCGAATACGCCATGCGCGACGCTGCGCTGTTCCCGCTGCACTTCTTTCGCGGCCAGACCTTCGCCCTCGGCGTGCTCATCAGCTTCCTGGTCGGTGCCGTGATGTTCGGTGCCATCACCGTGATCCCGCAGTTCCTGCAGGTGGTGAAGGGGTCGAGTCCGACGATGGCCGGCTTCCAGATGCTGCCCGCCGTGCTGGGCATAGCGCTCGGATCGATCCTGTCCGGTCAGCTGATCGCCAGAACCGGCCGCTACCGGATCTTCACGATCGTCGGCGCCGTGCTGATCGCCGTCGCAGCCCTGCTGCTGCACACCGTGACCGCGCAGACCAGCCTGCCGGTGTTCATGGTGTTCATCTTCGTGCTCGGCCTGGGCCTCGGTAATCTGCTGCAGCCGCTGACCCTCGCGATCCAGAATGCGTTGCCGCCCAAGGACATGGGCGTCTCGACCGCAGCCGCCACGTTCTTCCGACAGATCGGCGGCACACTGGGCGTCGCGCTGTTCCTGTCGATCCTGTTCGCCCAACTGACGCCGGCGATCACCACCCAACTGCACGACGCTGCCCAGTCGCCCGAGTTCCAGCAGGCCGTCGCGGCCGGGGTGAACAGTGCCAACCCCGTCGAAGCCGGGATCGCGCGCGGCCTCATGAGCGGAGACCCGACCGCCGCACAAGCCGCGATGAACGACACGTCGTTCATCGAGCAACTGAATCCGACGCTCGCCGCACCGTTCAAGGACGGCTTCGCGACCGCGTTCGAGACGGTCTACCCGCCGATCGTCGTCCTCGCCGTCGCGTCGCTGGTGCTGATCCTGATCTGGCGCGAGGTGCCGCTGCGTCAGAAGTCGGGCATCGACGAGGCACGATCCGACATCGGCTGA